From the genome of Desulfuromonadales bacterium, one region includes:
- a CDS encoding fumarate reductase/succinate dehydrogenase flavoprotein subunit translates to DTIKGGDFRAREADVWRLAQVSNNIIDQCVAQGVPFARDYAGYLDNRSFGGAQVSRTFYARGQTGQQLLIGAYQALSRQVQAGTVKLFVRREMLDLVVVDGEAKGITCRNLVNGEIESYWGDAVVLATGGYVNVFYLSTNAMGCSVTANWRAARKGAFFANPCYTQIHPTCIPQTGEHQSKLTLMSESLRNDGRCWVPKRKEDCDKKPHEVAEDDRDYYLERKYPSFGNLAPRDIASRAAKEQCDDGRGVGPGKRGVYLDFAAAIKRVGEDKIRERYGNLFDMYEKITDENGYKQPMRIYPAPHYSMGGLWVDYNCMSNLPGLFVLGEANFSVHGANRLGASALMQGLADGYFVIPYTIANYLAKVTPAKVKADHPEFKKSVEDVKSQTSKLLSIKGKKTVTEFHRELGKIMWENVGMARSEQSLKKALTEIPKLREEFWKNVNVTGGPGETNQQIENAGRVADFLEFGELLAKDALHRNESCGGHFRTEYQTADGEAMRDDENFCYAAAWEFKGLDKEPELHKEPLKFENVELAVRSYK, encoded by the coding sequence TCGGCGGTGCCCAGGTCTCCCGTACCTTCTACGCCCGCGGCCAGACCGGCCAGCAGTTGCTGATCGGCGCTTACCAGGCCCTGTCGCGCCAGGTGCAGGCCGGTACCGTCAAGCTCTTCGTGCGTCGTGAGATGCTCGACCTCGTGGTCGTCGACGGCGAGGCCAAGGGGATTACCTGCCGCAATCTGGTGAACGGCGAAATAGAATCCTACTGGGGCGATGCCGTGGTCCTGGCGACCGGCGGCTATGTCAATGTCTTCTACCTCTCGACCAACGCCATGGGCTGCAGCGTCACCGCCAACTGGCGGGCCGCCAGGAAGGGCGCTTTCTTCGCGAACCCCTGTTACACCCAGATCCATCCGACGTGCATTCCGCAGACCGGCGAGCACCAGTCGAAGCTGACTCTGATGTCCGAATCGCTCCGCAACGACGGCCGCTGCTGGGTGCCGAAGCGCAAGGAAGACTGCGACAAGAAGCCCCATGAGGTCGCCGAAGACGACCGTGACTACTACCTGGAGCGCAAGTACCCCTCCTTCGGCAATCTGGCGCCCCGTGACATCGCCTCCCGCGCTGCCAAGGAGCAGTGCGACGACGGCCGCGGCGTCGGCCCCGGCAAGCGCGGCGTCTACCTCGACTTCGCTGCTGCCATCAAGCGCGTCGGCGAGGACAAGATCCGCGAGCGCTACGGCAACCTCTTCGACATGTACGAGAAGATCACCGACGAGAACGGCTACAAGCAGCCGATGCGCATCTACCCCGCTCCTCACTATTCGATGGGCGGCCTGTGGGTCGATTACAACTGCATGAGCAATCTCCCCGGGCTCTTCGTCCTTGGCGAGGCCAACTTCTCCGTTCATGGCGCCAACCGTCTCGGCGCCAGTGCCCTGATGCAGGGGCTGGCCGACGGCTACTTTGTCATCCCCTATACCATCGCCAACTACCTGGCCAAGGTGACGCCGGCCAAGGTCAAGGCCGACCACCCCGAGTTCAAAAAGTCGGTCGAAGACGTCAAGAGCCAGACCAGCAAGCTCCTCTCCATCAAGGGGAAGAAGACCGTCACCGAATTCCACCGCGAACTCGGCAAGATCATGTGGGAGAACGTCGGCATGGCCCGCAGCGAGCAGAGCCTGAAGAAGGCCCTGACCGAAATTCCCAAGCTGCGTGAAGAATTCTGGAAAAACGTCAACGTCACCGGCGGCCCCGGTGAGACCAATCAGCAAATCGAGAACGCCGGCCGCGTTGCCGACTTCCTCGAATTCGGCGAGCTCCTGGCCAAGGATGCCCTGCACCGCAACGAGTCGTGCGGAGGTCACTTCCGCACCGAGTACCAGACTGCGGACGGCGAAGCGATGCGCGACGACGAAAACTTCTGCTACGCCGCCGCCTGGGAGTTCAAGGGGCTCGACAAGGAGCCTGAGCTGCACAAGGAGCCCCTTAAATTCGAAAACGTTGAACTGGCCGTGAGGAGCTACAAATAA
- a CDS encoding succinate dehydrogenase/fumarate reductase iron-sulfur subunit — protein sequence MNLTLQVWRQKDAQDKGKFEQYEAKNVSPDMSFLEMLDEVNEDLIKHGKEPIVFDHDCREGICGMCSQMINGIAHGPDTMITACQLHMRKFKDGDSIFIEPWRAKAFPVIRDLMVDRTAFDRIIEAYGYTSAHTGGVPDGNAIPVPKDNADASMDAAACIGCGACVASCPNASAMLFVSAKVSHLGLLPQGEVEAARRVRAMVEAMDQAGFGNCTNHYECEATCPKGIKTTFIARMNRELLKTLPKPVRAETAGGGA from the coding sequence ATGAACCTGACACTGCAAGTATGGCGTCAGAAAGACGCCCAGGATAAGGGGAAATTCGAGCAGTACGAAGCGAAGAATGTCAGTCCCGACATGTCCTTCCTTGAAATGCTCGATGAGGTTAACGAGGACCTGATCAAGCATGGCAAAGAGCCCATCGTCTTTGACCATGACTGCCGTGAAGGGATCTGCGGCATGTGTTCACAGATGATCAACGGCATCGCGCATGGTCCCGACACCATGATCACGGCCTGCCAGTTGCACATGCGCAAATTCAAGGACGGTGACAGTATCTTCATCGAACCGTGGCGAGCCAAGGCATTCCCGGTCATCCGCGACCTGATGGTCGATCGCACGGCCTTCGACCGGATCATCGAGGCCTACGGCTACACTTCGGCCCACACTGGTGGGGTACCGGACGGCAACGCCATCCCGGTGCCGAAGGACAACGCCGACGCCTCCATGGATGCGGCAGCCTGCATCGGTTGCGGTGCCTGTGTAGCCTCCTGCCCCAATGCTTCAGCGATGCTTTTCGTTTCAGCGAAGGTCTCGCACCTTGGCCTGCTTCCTCAGGGCGAGGTGGAGGCTGCCCGGCGCGTTCGTGCCATGGTCGAAGCCATGGACCAGGCTGGCTTCGGCAACTGTACCAATCACTATGAGTGCGAAGCCACCTGCCCGAAGGGGATCAAGACCACCTTCATTGCCCGGATGAACCGGGAACTGCTCAAGACTCTGCCCAAGCCTGTGCGGGCGGAGACGGCTGGCGGCGGCGCCTGA
- the cas6 gene encoding CRISPR system precrRNA processing endoribonuclease RAMP protein Cas6, with protein sequence MYLEKGAGNSRPFFLLVGYRFISSLVMSDDLFSLPSDIEFSLLHFHLEFQERFRLSLVEQLRLRRELLMAAGPTLGARTSERFQALFDPPLPDDPVALRRFQRPSPPFALLPHPEPETDFEVGDQFELTVSFWGRGVQLVGDFARVLQTLGKIGLLCGQGTFALATIEAEDASGNRLTIWQEGERLQVLTPPINEVGWWLDRVGEPTSMMLEFLTPARLLSQGRPLFKLDFRRFFPFILRRVTSMLYAHCGHEVVDDPARLLAAADGVHEVQNALFWQDWRTLEGGGAAQDLGGIIGSVRLEGEALQGVVGILRLGSLMNVGKGAAFGAGCFRVGEV encoded by the coding sequence TTGTACCTAGAGAAAGGGGCGGGTAATTCCCGCCCCTTTTTTTTGTTAGTCGGCTATCGCTTTATTTCTTCTCTGGTCATGAGCGACGATCTCTTCTCCCTGCCTTCCGATATTGAATTTTCCCTGCTTCATTTTCACCTGGAGTTTCAGGAGCGGTTTCGCTTGAGTTTGGTCGAACAATTGCGCCTGCGGCGCGAACTTCTGATGGCTGCCGGCCCAACCCTCGGTGCCCGGACCAGTGAGCGTTTCCAGGCTCTGTTCGATCCACCGCTTCCGGATGACCCGGTTGCCCTTCGCCGTTTTCAGCGTCCGAGCCCGCCGTTTGCCCTTTTGCCTCATCCGGAACCCGAAACGGATTTCGAGGTAGGCGACCAGTTTGAACTCACGGTTTCTTTCTGGGGGCGGGGGGTTCAATTGGTCGGTGATTTCGCCCGTGTTCTTCAGACGCTCGGAAAAATTGGTTTACTTTGTGGTCAGGGTACCTTCGCACTGGCGACGATCGAGGCAGAGGATGCTTCCGGGAACCGGTTAACCATCTGGCAGGAAGGGGAGAGGCTACAGGTCCTCACCCCGCCGATCAACGAAGTCGGGTGGTGGCTGGATCGTGTTGGCGAACCGACCTCCATGATGCTTGAATTTCTGACGCCGGCACGGCTACTGTCGCAGGGGCGACCTTTGTTCAAGCTCGATTTTCGCCGTTTCTTCCCCTTCATCCTCCGCCGTGTAACATCGATGCTCTATGCTCACTGTGGACACGAGGTGGTCGATGACCCAGCGCGCCTTCTGGCAGCGGCAGATGGGGTGCACGAAGTGCAGAACGCTCTCTTTTGGCAGGATTGGCGTACGCTCGAAGGGGGCGGAGCGGCGCAGGACCTCGGCGGTATCATCGGTTCAGTCCGTCTTGAAGGGGAAGCCCTGCAGGGCGTGGTCGGGATTCTGCGCTTAGGAAGTTTGATGAATGTGGGAAAAGGGGCTGCTTTTGGTGCCGGATGCTTTCGCGTGGGCGAAGTGTAG
- a CDS encoding zf-TFIIB domain-containing protein, translating to MTDIWEERKKALENEYFYKLEKEKIEKMKASAREQLIRESCRNRCPKCGEPLEAMTFRGVPLDHCPGCGGVWLGPRDLQILAEKDHRTWFEKWFKGEEE from the coding sequence ATGACAGATATCTGGGAAGAACGAAAAAAAGCTCTGGAAAACGAATATTTCTATAAACTCGAAAAGGAAAAAATCGAGAAGATGAAGGCGTCAGCCCGAGAACAATTGATTCGCGAGAGCTGTCGGAACCGCTGCCCGAAGTGCGGAGAACCCCTCGAAGCGATGACGTTCCGCGGTGTTCCGCTTGACCATTGTCCAGGATGTGGCGGTGTCTGGCTTGGGCCCCGTGATTTGCAGATACTGGCGGAAAAGGACCACCGGACATGGTTTGAGAAATGGTTCAAGGGAGAGGAGGAGTGA
- the ftsH gene encoding ATP-dependent zinc metalloprotease FtsH produces the protein MPSNTWKQILTLIFLILAFNYLYIALAPRKPESSTPLSYSRFKLELQKDNLREITIQGNDVSGKFKEPVEVAPLDSTTPGRQFEQFTTTLPPFPDPQLMEELEARGTEVNIKPPEEPSPWATALIYLLPWVLILGVWWFILRGMRGRGGPGGGIMGGFAKSGARLYSKENSQITFDDVAGLEEAKQELMEIVEFLRNPKKFARIGGKVPRGVLLVGPPGTGKTLMARAVAGEAGVPFFSIAASQFIEMFVGVGASRVRDLFESAKKNAPSIIFIDELDAVGRSRGTGLGGGNDEREQTLNQLLAELDGFDPHTEVIVMSATNRPDVLDTALLRPGRFDRQVVLDRPDWRAREEILKVHTRRIPLAKDVDLRVIARGTPGMCGADLESLVNEAALIAAREDRDEVNMDHLERAKDKVLMGAERKLILTEEEKRITAFHEAGHALVAWVMPGADPIHKVTIIPRGQALGMTQQLPEDDRYHYSRGYLMTRIAVSLGGRAAEKEVFGEVSTGAQNDLKQVTDLAEKMVCQWGMSDKIGPVTFNRGEEHPFLGRKLATEKTFSEQMAWLIDQEIEKIVKNGEEMADQLVTENRQGLQDLAAALLEEEVIERTRIDEILTKSGVVKGARAEVAEEGNRVADAEKEA, from the coding sequence ATGCCCTCGAATACCTGGAAGCAGATTCTCACCCTCATTTTTCTGATACTGGCATTCAACTACCTTTACATTGCCCTGGCCCCCCGCAAACCTGAAAGTTCCACCCCTCTAAGTTATAGTCGATTCAAGCTGGAACTGCAGAAGGACAACCTCCGGGAGATTACCATCCAGGGTAATGACGTCTCCGGCAAATTCAAGGAGCCTGTCGAGGTTGCTCCTCTGGACTCAACGACACCAGGGCGCCAATTCGAGCAGTTCACTACGACGCTTCCACCCTTTCCGGACCCGCAACTCATGGAGGAACTTGAGGCCCGCGGCACGGAGGTCAACATCAAGCCGCCGGAGGAGCCCTCACCCTGGGCTACAGCCCTGATCTACCTGCTTCCCTGGGTTCTTATCCTGGGCGTCTGGTGGTTCATCCTGCGCGGCATGCGCGGGCGAGGCGGTCCCGGCGGCGGCATCATGGGTGGCTTCGCCAAGTCCGGTGCCCGTCTCTATTCGAAGGAGAACTCCCAGATCACTTTTGACGACGTAGCCGGTCTGGAGGAAGCCAAACAGGAACTGATGGAAATCGTAGAGTTCCTGCGCAATCCGAAGAAATTCGCCCGGATTGGCGGCAAGGTACCGCGTGGAGTCCTGCTGGTCGGACCTCCCGGAACAGGCAAGACCCTGATGGCCCGGGCCGTCGCCGGTGAGGCGGGAGTTCCCTTCTTCTCCATCGCCGCCTCGCAGTTCATCGAGATGTTTGTCGGGGTTGGGGCGAGCCGGGTGCGGGATCTCTTCGAGAGTGCAAAGAAGAACGCGCCGAGCATCATCTTCATCGACGAACTGGATGCCGTCGGCCGCTCCCGCGGCACCGGTCTCGGCGGCGGCAATGATGAGCGCGAGCAAACCCTTAACCAACTCCTGGCCGAACTTGATGGTTTCGACCCCCACACGGAGGTCATCGTCATGTCGGCCACCAACCGTCCCGACGTCCTCGATACGGCTTTGCTGCGCCCGGGACGCTTCGACCGGCAGGTCGTCCTCGATCGCCCCGACTGGCGGGCCCGGGAAGAGATCCTCAAGGTACACACACGCAGGATCCCGCTGGCCAAGGACGTTGATTTGCGGGTCATCGCCAGGGGGACCCCCGGGATGTGCGGCGCCGACCTGGAGAGCCTGGTCAACGAGGCGGCCCTGATCGCGGCCCGCGAAGACCGCGACGAAGTCAACATGGATCACCTGGAGCGTGCGAAGGACAAGGTCCTGATGGGAGCCGAGCGCAAGCTGATACTGACCGAAGAAGAGAAGCGAATTACCGCCTTCCACGAGGCCGGTCATGCCTTGGTGGCGTGGGTTATGCCGGGAGCCGATCCGATCCACAAGGTGACCATCATCCCCCGCGGCCAAGCCCTCGGGATGACTCAGCAGTTGCCGGAGGATGACCGCTATCACTACAGCCGAGGTTATCTCATGACACGGATAGCCGTCAGTCTTGGTGGGCGAGCGGCAGAAAAAGAAGTGTTCGGCGAGGTTTCCACCGGCGCCCAGAACGATCTGAAGCAGGTGACCGATCTGGCCGAGAAGATGGTCTGCCAATGGGGGATGAGCGACAAAATCGGACCCGTAACCTTCAACCGGGGCGAGGAACATCCGTTTCTCGGACGCAAGTTGGCAACCGAAAAAACCTTCAGTGAGCAGATGGCGTGGCTGATCGATCAGGAAATCGAGAAGATCGTCAAGAATGGAGAGGAGATGGCCGACCAACTCGTCACCGAGAATCGACAGGGCCTGCAGGATCTGGCGGCGGCGCTGCTGGAGGAAGAAGTTATCGAGCGCACCAGGATCGATGAAATTCTGACAAAATCGGGTGTCGTCAAGGGTGCCAGGGCAGAAGTTGCAGAAGAGGGAAACCGAGTGGCTGATGCCGAGAAGGAGGCGTAA